CTGGGTTATACTTTGAGAAAGGCCCGTACCCGAAACAATTGCTCCCGCATTTTTTGCTTCCCGGATAAACAGGTCAGTGCTTTTCCCCAAATTTCCCTCAACCGGAATTTCCACCAGCCCTACTTTGTCGAATCCCGTAGGTTTATTCCGGATAAAGCTGATTTGCCTGTACACACACAGGGTGGCGGTAATAAGAAAGACAGCAAAGCCGAATTGAATAACAACAAGTACTTTTCGGAGCGAAAGTGTCCCTTTACTTGTTTTCAGTGCCCCTTTCAGAACTTTTACCGGTCGGAACGACGAAAGATAAAAAGCCGGGTAACTCCCCGAAACAACGCCCGTTAGTACTGTAATTCCCACCAGGAATGCCCAGAAATACCATTGCGACCACGGCGCCGATAGCTGAATGCCGAGCAGGCGGTTGAAGTATGGCAGACAAATAAAAAGTAGAATAACAGAGGTTATCATTGCGAATAGCGACAGGATAAGCGACTCACTCATAAATTGTGCTATCAGCGATTTTCTTGATGATCCGATTGCCTTACGTATCCCTACTTCTTTTGCCCTCTCTTCCGATCTGGCAGTCGAAAGGTTCATGAAATTGATACACGCAATCAGCAGAATGCAGATGGCCAGGATCGAAAACTGACGTATCTGATCTATCATTCCTCCAACGGATTTTCCGTTTTCGAACTTCGACCATAAGTGGAGTTTTGCGAATGGAAACATAAAAGCTTCACCTTTATATCCGTTCTGGTTTTTATTGATCATCTTTTTGATGATCCCGTTAGCGGAGGAATAGTATTTTTCGTCTTTCAGCTGGACAAAAGTCTGGCAAAAATTGCTGCCCCAGCCGGCATTTTTAATCCAGGACTGCTCATTTTCAACAATGCTCCAGGGAAGAAAATAATCGAACCGGAACGTTGTATTCGTTGGAATGTTCTCTACAACGCCGGTTACCATGAGTTGCGTGGTGTCGTTTCTTCTGACCGTCTTTCCCATCGGATTGTCGTCTCCAAAGAGGTTGGCGGCCAGATCCCGTGTAAGTACAATGGAATTGGGTTGTGCCAGGGCTTTTGCAGGCGAGCCACTTATAAATTTATAGTCGAACATTTCAAAGAAAGCAGGATCGGCAAAAAGTCCGTCCTTTTTTATTCCGCTTTCCTTATAACTGATTAAACCGCCGGCAGTATAACTCAGTACCCTTGCTGTTCTTTTTACACCCGGCACCTCGGTTGCTATAGTACCGGCGATAACCTTAGGCGTTGCCAGAAAAGTAAATATCTTGCCGTCGCCCTGTTGGTTGTTTTGCAGAACATAGATGTTTTCTATGCCGGTAAACTGTTTATCGTAGTTCCAATGGTGCCATACATATAGTAATAGCAACAAACAGCTTGTCATACCTAAAGCAAGCCCTCCTGCATTGATCACAGAGAATGCCTTCCGCTTTTTAATATTTCTCCAGGACGTTTTAAAATAGTTCATGTTTTAGTATCAAGTATCAAGTATCTAGTATCAAGTATCAAGTATCAGGATGTGTTAACCTTCTGCTGTCAGTTGTCAACAATCAGCTTCCTGTTAATCTCATAATTCATATCCCACAACTCATAATTCATAACTCCTGCAACCGCAACATAGAACCCGCAACCCACATTACTCCGTTCTCAGGCTCTTGACAGGATTTGCGAGCGCAGCTTTAACCGCCTTAAAACTGATTGTTAGCATAGCAATCAACAGAGTAAGAACTCCGGCTATTGCAAAAATTTCCCAGCTTAGGGCGGTGCGGTAAGCGTATTGTTGCAGAAGCTTATTCAATGCCCACCATGCAGCCGGAAAGGAAATGGCACATGATATCAGTACAAGGATCAGGAAGTCTTTAGACAGCATTCCCACTATATGACTGATGCCCGCGCCCAGGGTTTTCCTGATGCCAATCTCCTTAACCCTGCTTTCGGCAGTGAAGGTGATCAGGCCAAATAATCCAAGGCATGATATTAAAATAGTGATAATGGCAAAACTATTGAACAACATTCCGATACGGATATCCGCCCGGTACATCTCGTTAAAAGTGTCGTCGAGGAACTTATACTTAAAGGGGAGGTCGCCATTGTATTGCGTCCAAACCTTTTTCAGAGCCGATATGGCTTTGGATGTATTCATGGCCGATGTTTTTACATACATGATATTCTTCCAGGTCGGGTTGTAGTAAAGTATTACCGGTTTTATGGTGTTGTGGAGATTCTGAAAGTGGAAATCTTTTACAACTCCGGCGATCGTTCCGTTCTGATCATGAAACTTAAACCGTTTTCCAACCGGATCACTTATTCCCATTGCTTTTACAGCTGTCTCATTCAATATAAAATTAGAGCTGTCAGCGCGTGTCCCTGTAAAGCCAGATCCGGCTACCAGCCTTAGATTCATTACCTTCAGGAAGTTTCTCTCAACAGGGTTTTGATTGATCATGAAGGTTTCATGGGCAGCCGTCTTACCATCCCATTCAGCATCGCCTGTCGAACTGTAACTATTCATAATATCCTCACCCGAAGATGTAATGTCTAGGATTTCCGGCCGGCTAAGAAGCTCGGACTTCGCCGCATCATAATGGTTGCCGATTTCATGCAGGTTCACCATCAGGATGTTTTCTTTGTCGAAACCAAGATTTTTCTCCCGTATGTACTTTAGCTGCTTGCCGATAACAAACGTACTTATAATCAATATAACCGAAAGCGTGAACTGCAAAACGACGAGTATCTTGCGGATCGTCACATTTTTTCCGAAACCCGAAAGTTTGCCCCGTAGCGCTTCGATAGGTTTGAATGCGGTAAGGGTGATCGCAGGATAGATGCCGGCGAGCATCAGCGTGGCAACCAGGGTAAACAGATAAGTCAGCCAAACTTCAGCGCTGAACAACACAAAAGTCATGTGCTTACCGGCTATGCTATTGTATAAGGGCATGATCAGAAAGATCAGTATGGTGGCGGTAACCATAGAGATTAGAAAGAGGAGAAGCGATTCGCTCATGAACTGAAGGAACAACTGCACCTTCCCAGCACCCACTATTTTACGTAAACTAATCTCTTTCGCTCTTCTTATTGCTCTTGCGGTAATAAGATTGACATAAGTAATACAGGCTATGAGGAGTATTACCATTGCAATAATGAAAAAGATCCTCACAGTAGCCATATCCTGGTCTTTCCCGTCGGCACTGTACAAATGGACTCTTTCTAACGGCTGCAGGACATAATTCAGGTTCCTCGTAAAGTTTCCCGGCTGAGCTTTCTGATGGATGCCGGTTAATTTCTTTGCTGCTGCCGCCGCGTTCGTATTTTCTTTCAGCAAAAAGTAGGTGTCGTAATTGTAATTGCCCCAGTTTTCATCAAGACTTTTCCAGTATCCTTTGCCATCATATTCACGTTCGAGAATGGTGAAAGGTACGATAAGATCGAACCTGATAGAGGAGTTTGCCGGAATATCTTTCATTATGCCGGTTACCTGAAATCGTTCTCTGTCGTTGCCCTGAATTATCTTGCCTATTGGGCTTTCTTCGCCAAAAAACTTCTTTGCCGTGCTCTCCGATATTACCACAGACTGATTGTCGGGAAAAGGGTTTTTAGCATTGCCCTCAAGCAGGGTAAAGCTGAACATCGTAAAGAAAGACCGGTCTGCCAATCCGCATCGAAGGTCAAAATACTTCTTGTCCTTATACTGCAATTTATTAATCTCCCATAAGCCCGTCACGCGGCAGGCGTCGGCAATTTCCGGAACCTCTTGTTTCCCTTTGGTGGCGAGGGGAGCGGGGGTAGTCCAAATGTCAGTTTTTCCTTCCTTACTGAACATCGCCGATGCCTTATAGATCCGGTCAGCTTTTTTATGAAACCCATCGAAACTCAGCTCATCCTGAACCCATAAAAGCAGTAAAATGCAGGCGGCCAGGCTTACAGACAACCCTGTTATATTAATCAGGGAATATGTTTTGTTCGCAAGAAGATTGCGCCAGGCGGTTCTGAAATAATTCATGTTTTTTGTATCAAGTATCAAGATGTGTTAGCCTTCAGCTGTCAGTTTTCGGCTTCCTGTTAACCCTGCAATTCATAATTCATAACCCATAATTCATAACTCTCACAACCCGCAACACAGAACCCGCAACCCGCATTACTCAGTCCTCAAACTCTTCACTGGATTCGCAACCGCCGCTTTCAACGCCTGAAAACTAATGGTCGCCAGTGCGATTAAAACGGCGCTGCTGCCTGCTACGGCAAATACTACCCAGGAGATATCTATTTTATATGCAAAATCTTTTAGCCACTGGTGCATCAGCAGCCAGGCCAGCGGAGAGGATATCACAAATGCCGTGACCACCAGACGTAAAAAGTCGATGCTCAATAACCTTACTATAGCTGAAACGTTGGCGCCTAAAACTTTTCTGATCCCAATCTCCCTCGTCCGTTGAATCGTGCTGTACGACGCAAGACCAAGTAAGCCAAGGCAGGAAATGAATATGGCGAGAATGGCGAAGTTCAGGAATAACTTTCCGAACTGTTCTTCGCTGCGGTACTGCCGGTCGAAGAACTCATCCAGGAAATAGTAACTGAACGGCCGCCCTGGGATCATCGCGTTCCATTTCTTTTCAATAGCTGCAATTGTTGACGGAAGATTAGCTGGCGAAACTTTTACGGAGATAAGCTCGCAGCCGTTAGGTTCTATCCTCATAGACAGCGGCTTTATTTCCCGTTGCAGCGAACGGTAATGAAAATCTTTCATCACCCCGACGATGGTTCCTTCACGGCCCCATTGCCTGAAGCGCTTTCCGATGGCCTGCTGCGGAGAGCTGTAGCCAAACATTCTCACCGCCGCTTCATTCAGGACCATCGCTTTCGTGGTGTCCGTTCCGAACTCCTTTGAAAAGGGCCTGCCTGCTACCATCTTTATTTTGAACTGGGGGATATAATCAAAATCGACAAAGTAGAGATCCAAATTAGCAACCTGCATTTCGCCCTTGGTGTTCTCAATTTCAGAGTATGCACCCGGATTTCCTCCTCCCGGTACGCTGGATGAAAGTGCAGTCGACTTAATGCCGGCCAGCCCGGAAATCGACTCCTTAAAAGCTGTTCTGGCAGGGTCGCTGTTGGTGTTGATGACCATGATCTGATCCTTGCTAAACCCGAGGTCGCGGTTTCGCATAAAGTCCATCTGGTTATACACCACCAGAGTAGCAATAATCAGTGTTATGGATATGGTAAACTGCGCTACAACAAGCCCCTTCCTTAACAGGATACCTTTAGTGCCGGAGGCAAATCGTCCCTTCAATACCGACACCGGCCTGAAGGAGGCTAATACCAGTGCCGGGTAAATTCCCGCCAGCAAACCCATAACGATGGAACACAAGAACAGTATCAGCAGCTGAGAACCGCTTCCAAAGATCCCTTCGCTGACGGTTTTTCCTGCAAGCTGATTGAACAGCGGCCGCAAGGTTGCAGATAGTAACACAGAAATAACAAAAGCAATAAGGCACACAATGAGAGATTCACCGATAAATTGTCTTGAAAGCTGTGTTTTTGCCGCTCCAACCACTTTCCGGATACCCACCTCCTTTGCTCTTTCAACAGAACGGGCAGTACTGAGATTGATAAAGTTAATGCAGGCAATAAGCAGTATAAAAATCCCGATAATAGAGAAGATATAAACGTTCGTTATGTTACCCGTCTTGCTGCCGTTGCGTGTTGAGCGAAGGTAAACATCTGGTAATGGTTCAAGGAATAGTGTTGCCGACATCTTGTTTTCCCTGGCTTCTTTTCCGTTGCGTCTCTCCATAAATGCCGGAAACTTCCTTTCAAGAGCCTTTGCATCTGTGCCCGGCTTCAACAGAATGTATGCCGATGCTCCGTAATTTCCCCATTGATCATCAAGCCCCCGGTTAAAATTCTCTGTCAGTGTACTCATCGACACCAGCATGTCAGCCTTTATTTGCGAATTTTCAGGAATGTCTTTCATTACTCCTGTTACTTTCGCCGGATGAGCGTCTCCAGTGAGCAGTAACGTTTGCCCAAGCGGATCACTATTGCCAAAATATTTCCGCGCAGTAGTTTCGGTTAATACAATGCTTAGCTGATTGGATAAAGCAGTCCTGCCGTCTCCCTTTATCAGTTTGAAGTCAAAGACCTGAAAGAACGCCGAGTCGGCAAATAGCGAATTGTCTTCCTGAAACTTGATATTATCCTTCCTTACCAGAAGACTGGCATTCGATATTCTGACGAATGACTCGATTTCCGGAAAGTCAAGCTTTAGATGCGGGGGGACAGCCCACGAAGGTCCGCTTGCTTTCAAGATCTCTGTCGGAGTTTTAATATCGGATATAATCCTGTAAATTCTGTCGGCTTTTTTATGGAAATTGTCATAGCTCAGTTCCATACTAACATACAAAAAGATCAGAAAGAAGGCTGTCATTCCTACTGCCAGACCAAGGATGTTAATGAATGAGAACCCCTTGTGCCGCCAAAGGTTTCTGAATGCGATTTTTAAGTAATTTCTGATCATGAGAGGGCTATTGGTGCTTGGCTGTTAGCAATTGGCCTGTTGGTTTTTATGTAGCTTTTAATTATGGAGTTGGGTGTTTCCTTACACCATAATATTCTCTGTTACTACCTGCCCGTCCAGCATACGGATGATGCGATGGCTATATCGGGAATCGTGCTCAGAATGTGTCACCATCACAATAGTGGTTCCCTGTTCATTCAGATCGGTGAGCAGCTGCATTACCTCGTTCCCGTTTGATGAGTCGAGGTTTCCAGTAGGCTCATCCGCAAGAATGAGTTTCGGGTTGTTCACTACAGCCCTGGCTACGGCCACACGCTGCTGCTGACCGCCCGACAACTGCTGGGGGAAGTGGTTTCGCCGGTGCATGATCTGCACTTTGTCAAGCACGGCTTCTACCTTACGTTTCCGCTCGGCGGCAGGCGTTTTGGTATAGATCAAAGGAAGCTCTACGTTTTCATAAACCGTAAGTTCATCGATCAGGTTGAAACTCTGAAATACAAACCCGATATTATGTTTCCGCAGGTCAGATCGCTTACGTTCATTGAATTTGGCAACCTCAATATCATTAAACAGATAGCTGCCTCCGTCAGGGTCATCCAGCAACCCAAGGATATTCAGAAGCGTGGACTTTCCACAGCCGGAAGGTCCCATAATTGATACGAATTCTCCCTTTGCAACGTCAATAGACACTCCGTTAAGGGCTATCGTTTCTACCTCTTCTGTGCGGTAGAATTTTTCAAGGTTCGTTATTTTAATCATGCTATATGTGGCTAACAGCTTTCTGTTTTTATTTTTTTTATTTATAGGATTCTTTGCGAAGTGCTCATTTCTTTAGCACCAGCTCCTGCACATCTCCGAAATTCTCATAACTCGACGTAATCACCTTATCACCCGGCTCCAGTCCGCTTAAGATCTCGTAATAGTCGGGGTTTTGCCTCCCCAATTGTATATCTGTCTTATATGCAGTTTTGCCATCTTTACTCATCTTAAAGACCCAGTTTCCGCCGGTTTGCTGGTAAAAGCCTCCGCGGGCCAGTAATAAGGCCTGGGTTTCGTCGCCCAGCGCAAGCCGCACCTGCAAGGTCTGGCCTCTGCGGATGTTGGACGCAGCTTTGCCGATGAATTCCATATCCACCTGAAAACGGCCATTGGTTACCTGGGTGAAAACTTTCTTGATTCGAAGCTTATAAACCTTGTCGCCAAGGGTAAAGTCGCCCATTAATCCCGGAAATATCCTAGCGATATAATGTTCGTCGATATCGGCACGGACTTTAAATCCGCTCAATACATCGATCTGCCCAAGCCGCTCTCCCTTGTTTTTGTTCTGCCCGATCTCAGCATCCATGGACGTCAGCTGACCGTCCACCGGTGCACGTACAACGAGATCGCCAACCTTCTTTTTCATTAGCTGAAGAGCATTGGTCATTCGCTCATATGATTCATTCATCTGGCTCAATTGCTGCTTTACAGAAACAGAATCTTGTTTGAGCACGCGGTCGGCCAGCCTTCTTTTACGCAGCTGATAGTTATATTCATTTTCGGTCGCCTGAAACTCCTGCAATCCAATGATCCTGTCGGCATAGAGCTTCTTGTTCATCTTGTACTTTCTTTCAGCCTCCTTCAAGCCGTTATCCACATCTGCCAATTGATTCAATTTCGAGATGGTGTTCTCCTGCGAATTATTCCGGGTGTTCTGCATCTGCGTAAGAACATCAAAAACGGCCGTTTCCTGGTTCGCTAGAGTGAGTTCGAGA
The window above is part of the Arcticibacter tournemirensis genome. Proteins encoded here:
- a CDS encoding ABC transporter permease, with the protein product MNYFKTSWRNIKKRKAFSVINAGGLALGMTSCLLLLLYVWHHWNYDKQFTGIENIYVLQNNQQGDGKIFTFLATPKVIAGTIATEVPGVKRTARVLSYTAGGLISYKESGIKKDGLFADPAFFEMFDYKFISGSPAKALAQPNSIVLTRDLAANLFGDDNPMGKTVRRNDTTQLMVTGVVENIPTNTTFRFDYFLPWSIVENEQSWIKNAGWGSNFCQTFVQLKDEKYYSSANGIIKKMINKNQNGYKGEAFMFPFAKLHLWSKFENGKSVGGMIDQIRQFSILAICILLIACINFMNLSTARSEERAKEVGIRKAIGSSRKSLIAQFMSESLILSLFAMITSVILLFICLPYFNRLLGIQLSAPWSQWYFWAFLVGITVLTGVVSGSYPAFYLSSFRPVKVLKGALKTSKGTLSLRKVLVVIQFGFAVFLITATLCVYRQISFIRNKPTGFDKVGLVEIPVEGNLGKSTDLFIREAKNAGAIVSGTGLSQSITQSGNNTWGFEWPGKRPDEQVLIDVLRVGNDFTATTGIKLIEGRQFSGANAADTSSSTIIINETAAKIMKLKSPVGSIIKSGGSPVTVIGVIKDFIWGSPYQKVAPMVLSYSGSSSSVLAVRLNPAKNISSSVRKMEEILKSINPAYPPVLHFTDEDFEKKFENEKTLGLLANLFGGLAIIISCLGLFGLATYAAELRTKEIGIRKVLGASVQGITTLLSRDFLQLVVISIIIAVPLSWWSLGKWLENYEYRISLDWTLFVFAGLITIIVALLTVSFQAVKAALANPVKSLRSE
- a CDS encoding ABC transporter permease — protein: MNYFRTAWRNLLANKTYSLINITGLSVSLAACILLLLWVQDELSFDGFHKKADRIYKASAMFSKEGKTDIWTTPAPLATKGKQEVPEIADACRVTGLWEINKLQYKDKKYFDLRCGLADRSFFTMFSFTLLEGNAKNPFPDNQSVVISESTAKKFFGEESPIGKIIQGNDRERFQVTGIMKDIPANSSIRFDLIVPFTILEREYDGKGYWKSLDENWGNYNYDTYFLLKENTNAAAAAKKLTGIHQKAQPGNFTRNLNYVLQPLERVHLYSADGKDQDMATVRIFFIIAMVILLIACITYVNLITARAIRRAKEISLRKIVGAGKVQLFLQFMSESLLLFLISMVTATILIFLIMPLYNSIAGKHMTFVLFSAEVWLTYLFTLVATLMLAGIYPAITLTAFKPIEALRGKLSGFGKNVTIRKILVVLQFTLSVILIISTFVIGKQLKYIREKNLGFDKENILMVNLHEIGNHYDAAKSELLSRPEILDITSSGEDIMNSYSSTGDAEWDGKTAAHETFMINQNPVERNFLKVMNLRLVAGSGFTGTRADSSNFILNETAVKAMGISDPVGKRFKFHDQNGTIAGVVKDFHFQNLHNTIKPVILYYNPTWKNIMYVKTSAMNTSKAISALKKVWTQYNGDLPFKYKFLDDTFNEMYRADIRIGMLFNSFAIITILISCLGLFGLITFTAESRVKEIGIRKTLGAGISHIVGMLSKDFLILVLISCAISFPAAWWALNKLLQQYAYRTALSWEIFAIAGVLTLLIAMLTISFKAVKAALANPVKSLRTE
- a CDS encoding ABC transporter permease, which encodes MIRNYLKIAFRNLWRHKGFSFINILGLAVGMTAFFLIFLYVSMELSYDNFHKKADRIYRIISDIKTPTEILKASGPSWAVPPHLKLDFPEIESFVRISNASLLVRKDNIKFQEDNSLFADSAFFQVFDFKLIKGDGRTALSNQLSIVLTETTARKYFGNSDPLGQTLLLTGDAHPAKVTGVMKDIPENSQIKADMLVSMSTLTENFNRGLDDQWGNYGASAYILLKPGTDAKALERKFPAFMERRNGKEARENKMSATLFLEPLPDVYLRSTRNGSKTGNITNVYIFSIIGIFILLIACINFINLSTARSVERAKEVGIRKVVGAAKTQLSRQFIGESLIVCLIAFVISVLLSATLRPLFNQLAGKTVSEGIFGSGSQLLILFLCSIVMGLLAGIYPALVLASFRPVSVLKGRFASGTKGILLRKGLVVAQFTISITLIIATLVVYNQMDFMRNRDLGFSKDQIMVINTNSDPARTAFKESISGLAGIKSTALSSSVPGGGNPGAYSEIENTKGEMQVANLDLYFVDFDYIPQFKIKMVAGRPFSKEFGTDTTKAMVLNEAAVRMFGYSSPQQAIGKRFRQWGREGTIVGVMKDFHYRSLQREIKPLSMRIEPNGCELISVKVSPANLPSTIAAIEKKWNAMIPGRPFSYYFLDEFFDRQYRSEEQFGKLFLNFAILAIFISCLGLLGLASYSTIQRTREIGIRKVLGANVSAIVRLLSIDFLRLVVTAFVISSPLAWLLMHQWLKDFAYKIDISWVVFAVAGSSAVLIALATISFQALKAAVANPVKSLRTE
- a CDS encoding ABC transporter ATP-binding protein; the encoded protein is MIKITNLEKFYRTEEVETIALNGVSIDVAKGEFVSIMGPSGCGKSTLLNILGLLDDPDGGSYLFNDIEVAKFNERKRSDLRKHNIGFVFQSFNLIDELTVYENVELPLIYTKTPAAERKRKVEAVLDKVQIMHRRNHFPQQLSGGQQQRVAVARAVVNNPKLILADEPTGNLDSSNGNEVMQLLTDLNEQGTTIVMVTHSEHDSRYSHRIIRMLDGQVVTENIMV
- a CDS encoding efflux RND transporter periplasmic adaptor subunit; the encoded protein is MDRVLPKKKWNNKRITTVAGITALVLLISGSIYFTSGKSKLNVDAERITVSEIHKGKFQEFIPVNGIVMPLTTIYLDAAEGGRVEEKYVEDGAMMKKGDPIMRLSNTDLELTLANQETAVFDVLTQMQNTRNNSQENTISKLNQLADVDNGLKEAERKYKMNKKLYADRIIGLQEFQATENEYNYQLRKRRLADRVLKQDSVSVKQQLSQMNESYERMTNALQLMKKKVGDLVVRAPVDGQLTSMDAEIGQNKNKGERLGQIDVLSGFKVRADIDEHYIARIFPGLMGDFTLGDKVYKLRIKKVFTQVTNGRFQVDMEFIGKAASNIRRGQTLQVRLALGDETQALLLARGGFYQQTGGNWVFKMSKDGKTAYKTDIQLGRQNPDYYEILSGLEPGDKVITSSYENFGDVQELVLKK